Below is a window of Bernardetia sp. DNA.
CAATAGAAGGTCTGATGCCACAAGCTGACTTTGATGTAGATGCTGATATGGACATTGATGGAGATGGAGGAGGTTTGGGACACGGTCTGATGAATTTTCTTAGTGTCGGACAAGTTCCTATTTCTATTATCCTAACTGTCTTGTTTTTCATACAGGCTATCATTGGAGTTTGGCTCAATCACTTAGCTGTTGAGCAGTTAGAACTCTCGCTCTCTTGGGAGTTTTGGACAATGTTTTTTATCAATTTTGGAATCTCTTTCTTTGCTGCTGTGTTTGTTGCAGGTTTTGTACTCAAACCTATCAAACCGTTTTTTAGAGATTACGGAGTAGCAACAAAGGCAAGCAGTTTGGTCGGACAAGTTGCTAAAGTGTCATCTTCTAAAGTAACTTCTACTTTTGGTAGTGCAACCTTCAAATTAGATGGAGGAGATATTGTAGATATTTCTATTCGTACGGCAGAAAAAGAGGCTGTTTTTGTCAAAGGACAAGAAGTAGTCATTGTAGATTTTGACAAAGAAAAAAATCTCTACTTCGTAATGCTCAACTAATTAGCACAGACTTTTAGTCTGTGAAAGACTTATCATTTATTTTATTTACTCAAACAGACAAGATGTCTGTTCTACACCTTTATTCCAATGTGAACTTCATATAATCTCGTTTTTGCGAAAACTATTTTCGCACGGCTTTTCTTTCTCAAAACTTGACAAAAATTAACAAAATTTTGCTTTCTTGTGGAAATAATGAAAAGAAAAGTCTTTTACTCTTATCTATTTATTCAACTCTGAATTATCAATCAGTCATATTGTAATTATTCAATTCGTAATTGAAGATGATAATTCGTAACTTAAAATAACCATGGAAGCAATTATTTTGCAATCTAGTGCCTCTAATGGCATACCAGCGTTTGTCTTTGTGGCTGCTGGAATTATCCTCTTTCTCGTTTTTTTGGTGGCTTTGCTTAGAGCTTTTTTAAAGAAGGCAAGCCCTGGAACAGCCCTTGTCAAGACAGGTTTTGGACTACAAAAAGCCTCAGTTTCGACCAGTTCGGCAATCGTAATTCCACTTCTTCATAAAATTGAAACGATAGATTTAACAGTCAAAACGGTCAGAATCAGAAGACGTGAACACGAAAGTTTGTCATGTAAAGATGGTATTCGTGCAGAAGTAGAAGTTGATTTTTATATTAAAATTAACTCAATGGATGAAGATATTCGTCGTGTGGCAAGTGCCGTAGGATGTAACAGAGCTTCTGATATTGGAATTATTAGAGAGCTTTTTGAGGCGAAATTTTCAGATGCTTTGAAAACAGCAGGTTCAAAACTTACTTTTGATTCGCTTTACCAAAACCGTACAGAGTTTAAAGAGCAAATCATGAAAGCTCTAGGACAAGATGAAGATTCGGATGTTATTTTGAATGGATATAGATTAGATGACGTAGCGATTCAGTATTTGGAGCAACTTCCATTGTCTCAACACGACGACCAAAACGTTTTGGATTCGCAGGGTATCAAGGAAATTGCACAACGTACAGCATCACAAGCAGAGGCTGCCAACCTTCGTTTACGTGAAAAAGAAGTTCGTATTGCAGAACAAGACCAAGCAGCACAAACCCGTCAGTTAGAAATTACACAAGATTTAGAGTTTAAATCTGAAAAGCAAAAACGTGAAATTGCAGAAGCGCAATCAAGAGAAAGAGCTTTAGCTGAAAAAACAAAGCAAGAGCAAGAGTCTATTGAGCAGCAAGCTCTTATTGCTAGAGAATTAGCAATTAGTTTGGCAAATCAGAAGAAAGAACAAGAGTCTGTTGTTGCTGAAAAAGCAAAAGAACAAGCTGTAAGTGTAGCTGATGAAAATAAAGTTAAAGAAATTGAATTGGCTCGTATTCGTAGAGAAAGTGAAGTTGCTGAGCAGCTTCGTGAAAAACTCAAAATGCTAGAGGAAACAGCAAAACAAGAAGCTGAAAAAATCAAAGCAGAAGAGCAAGCCAAAACAGTTCAAGCCGTAGAGGTGGCAAATCGTGATAAGGAAATTGAGGTAATTAAGGCAAAACAAGAAGCTGAAACACAACTGACTAACCAGCGTGTAGAGGCAGACATTAAAGCCTATAACTTGATTAAAAATGCACAATCGAAGCAAGAAGCTGCTGAACTAGATTTGAAAACAGCTGATAAGCAAGCTCAAATTGAAGTCATTGAGGCAGACAAAGAAGCGAAGAAAGAACTCATTGCTTTCAATGTAGATGTAGATGCAGAAGCCTACCGTTTGAGAACCGTAGCACAAGCAAAATTAGAAGCTGCCGAACTAGAAAGCAAAGCAGCCGAATTGCAAGCACAGACTATCAGACAGATTGGAGAAGCAGAAGCAGATGCTCTTTTGGCTAAGATTGAAGCTCAAAATAAAGTGGGTAAAAATCTTATCTTGGCAGATGCTATCAAAGAGCTTATTCCTTTATTGCCTACCATTATGGAAAAACTTATGGCACCAGCAGAAAAAATTGATAGTATCAAGTTCTTGAATATCAATGGAATGCAAAACGGAATGGGAACGTCTCCAAACGGTGCTGCTAATGGAAATGTATTTGGTGGAGCTTCTTCGCCGATGCAAAACATTATGGGTACA
It encodes the following:
- a CDS encoding OB-fold-containig protein; protein product: MNELITLLEAPYNLIYGVLGAISIGIWLISAVGLFSHSAIEGLMPQADFDVDADMDIDGDGGGLGHGLMNFLSVGQVPISIILTVLFFIQAIIGVWLNHLAVEQLELSLSWEFWTMFFINFGISFFAAVFVAGFVLKPIKPFFRDYGVATKASSLVGQVAKVSSSKVTSTFGSATFKLDGGDIVDISIRTAEKEAVFVKGQEVVIVDFDKEKNLYFVMLN
- a CDS encoding flotillin domain-containing protein → MEAIILQSSASNGIPAFVFVAAGIILFLVFLVALLRAFLKKASPGTALVKTGFGLQKASVSTSSAIVIPLLHKIETIDLTVKTVRIRRREHESLSCKDGIRAEVEVDFYIKINSMDEDIRRVASAVGCNRASDIGIIRELFEAKFSDALKTAGSKLTFDSLYQNRTEFKEQIMKALGQDEDSDVILNGYRLDDVAIQYLEQLPLSQHDDQNVLDSQGIKEIAQRTASQAEAANLRLREKEVRIAEQDQAAQTRQLEITQDLEFKSEKQKREIAEAQSRERALAEKTKQEQESIEQQALIARELAISLANQKKEQESVVAEKAKEQAVSVADENKVKEIELARIRRESEVAEQLREKLKMLEETAKQEAEKIKAEEQAKTVQAVEVANRDKEIEVIKAKQEAETQLTNQRVEADIKAYNLIKNAQSKQEAAELDLKTADKQAQIEVIEADKEAKKELIAFNVDVDAEAYRLRTVAQAKLEAAELESKAAELQAQTIRQIGEAEADALLAKIEAQNKVGKNLILADAIKELIPLLPTIMEKLMAPAEKIDSIKFLNINGMQNGMGTSPNGAANGNVFGGASSPMQNIMGTVMGVGMAVPMLKEVVKTIKSDNDYGDVLEMVTSIPGGEKLLSFIENFNEAEKAKEEAQKEEKKDDNISDVEYL